The following are encoded together in the Terriglobia bacterium genome:
- the lepB gene encoding signal peptidase I, protein MPSRATGPGKQRLLAAGFLSALVPGAGQLLAGRRIKGLVCLFLFSILLLFYWPVRLPAHFAGLIGLIFAMVALCIFAATDAPYRKKPGWERPSQWWLAALLPMAFLAAAAHSNWLLRSAGFRLFSIPSAAMERTIHLDEHFIVDLRYYRQRAVAHGELVAFTLANEPGITFLKRTIALPGDTVRGIHGRIWLNDVELNEPYVLRQGDVFLPEMDNFGPLTIPAGRLFVLGDNRNNSRDSRMHDFGLVDLADVMGRPLYIVPGLGGGSPRTLR, encoded by the coding sequence ATGCCCAGTCGGGCCACCGGACCAGGCAAACAACGTCTGCTTGCAGCAGGGTTTCTTTCGGCGCTGGTCCCGGGCGCGGGACAGCTCCTGGCAGGCCGCAGGATCAAAGGTCTGGTTTGCTTATTTCTGTTCTCCATTCTCCTGTTGTTTTATTGGCCCGTACGTTTGCCGGCGCATTTTGCAGGACTCATCGGCTTGATTTTTGCCATGGTTGCGCTGTGCATCTTTGCGGCAACGGATGCGCCTTATCGAAAGAAGCCTGGCTGGGAAAGACCTTCACAATGGTGGCTCGCGGCGCTGCTTCCCATGGCGTTTCTGGCCGCTGCAGCCCATTCCAATTGGTTGTTGCGGTCAGCGGGCTTTCGGTTGTTCAGCATACCGTCGGCGGCGATGGAGCGCACCATTCATCTGGACGAACACTTCATCGTAGACCTCAGATATTATCGCCAGCGAGCCGTTGCTCACGGCGAGCTGGTCGCCTTCACTCTCGCAAACGAACCCGGCATTACTTTCCTGAAGCGAACGATCGCCCTGCCCGGGGACACCGTTCGAGGCATTCACGGGAGAATTTGGCTCAACGACGTCGAGTTGAATGAGCCTTATGTTCTGCGCCAGGGCGATGTCTTCTTGCCGGAGATGGACAACTTTGGGCCTTTGACCATCCCTGCCGGCAGGCTTTTTGTGCTGGGAGACAATCGCAACAACAGCCGCGACAGCCGAATGCACGACTTTGGGCTGGTGGACTTGGCAGACGTTATGGGAAGACCACTTTACATTGTCCCCGGTCTAGGCGGCGGCAGCCCAAGAACGCTGAGGTAA
- a CDS encoding YceI family protein, translating into MTALIAIALASSAGAQTPRSTITIHVGKSGVFSGFGHDHVVVAPIAHGSVDAKAMVVEITVITTQMKVTDSDASEKDRAEVQKTMLGPKVLDADKFPEIHFKSSRVQQTSPRHFRVTGKLSLHGVTKELEFEVTGGPQRYQGKTRFKQTEFGIEPVNAGGGAVKVKDELELEFDIYPADLGSKR; encoded by the coding sequence TTGACTGCTCTTATTGCGATTGCACTGGCGTCGTCGGCCGGCGCGCAGACGCCGCGCTCCACCATCACCATCCACGTCGGCAAGTCCGGTGTGTTTTCCGGCTTTGGCCACGACCACGTGGTCGTCGCGCCCATCGCCCACGGATCGGTGGACGCCAAGGCCATGGTGGTGGAGATCACCGTAATCACCACGCAGATGAAGGTCACGGACTCAGACGCGTCGGAGAAAGACCGCGCCGAAGTCCAGAAAACCATGCTGGGACCCAAAGTCCTGGACGCGGATAAATTTCCGGAAATCCATTTCAAGTCGTCACGCGTCCAGCAGACCAGCCCGAGGCATTTCCGCGTAACCGGTAAGCTCAGCCTGCACGGTGTGACCAAAGAATTGGAGTTTGAAGTCACCGGCGGACCCCAGCGATACCAGGGCAAGACCAGGTTCAAGCAGACCGAATTCGGGATCGAGCCGGTCAACGCCGGTGGCGGCGCGGTCAAGGTAAAGGACGAGTTGGAGCTGGAGTTCGATATCTATCCCGCGGACCTGGGAAGCAAGCGATAA
- a CDS encoding DUF1223 domain-containing protein, producing the protein MCTVKFIWLRIFIFLAVVGFLVVRSLYPHTPPAQAAARKAVVVELFTSEGCSSCPPADILLSQLREDKSLSGIEVIPLGFHVDYWNYLGWQDRFSSHAFSQRQEKYAARLSPDGPYTPQMVVDGAEQFVGNDSGRARSAIARAAADSASAAIELTPASADKLLVRVKAPANASGDVLLAVTEDNLANKIGAGENSGRLLRHSAVVRDFRLLGQLHDGAFQSEVSLKIEKDWKRADLRAVVFVQAPDNGKIVGAATLKL; encoded by the coding sequence ATGTGCACCGTCAAATTCATCTGGCTGCGGATTTTCATCTTTCTGGCCGTGGTAGGTTTTCTCGTGGTCCGGAGCCTGTATCCGCACACGCCGCCCGCACAGGCCGCGGCGCGCAAGGCTGTGGTGGTGGAGCTGTTCACTTCCGAAGGCTGCTCCAGTTGCCCTCCGGCCGATATTCTTCTCAGCCAGCTCCGTGAGGACAAATCCCTGAGCGGCATTGAGGTCATCCCGCTGGGCTTCCACGTGGACTACTGGAATTATCTCGGCTGGCAGGACCGTTTTTCCTCCCACGCGTTTTCCCAGCGCCAGGAAAAATACGCGGCAAGGCTTTCGCCCGACGGCCCTTACACCCCGCAGATGGTGGTGGACGGCGCCGAGCAATTCGTCGGCAATGACTCCGGCCGCGCTCGCTCGGCCATCGCCCGCGCTGCCGCCGATTCCGCATCGGCTGCGATCGAGCTGACGCCCGCTTCCGCCGACAAGCTGCTGGTGCGCGTGAAAGCTCCCGCCAACGCTTCCGGCGACGTCCTGCTGGCCGTGACGGAGGACAACCTGGCCAACAAAATCGGCGCAGGAGAAAACAGCGGACGCCTGCTTCGCCACTCCGCCGTGGTGCGCGACTTCCGCCTCCTGGGCCAACTCCATGACGGGGCCTTTCAGTCGGAAGTCTCGCTCAAGATTGAAAAGGACTGGAAGCGCGCTGATCTGCGCGCGGTGGTGTTTGTGCAGGCGCCGGACAACGGAAAGATCGTCGGTGCCGCAACGCTCAAGCTGTGA
- a CDS encoding Lrp/AsnC family transcriptional regulator, protein MDSTLKNEKLLDQIGWKLLHELQVNGRLSYAELGRRVGLTTPAVVERVKRMEEAGIIVGYHADVDPMKVGMPITAFIRMSVVGDVFAKITGVVKASPEVVECHRGTGADSFIMKVHVRSVEHLENLIDRLTPYGTTSTSIVLSSPVEQREIQKPDDAAHAAQTQKKAEHH, encoded by the coding sequence ATGGACTCGACTTTAAAGAACGAGAAACTATTAGATCAAATCGGTTGGAAGCTGCTCCATGAGTTGCAGGTGAACGGGCGGCTTTCCTACGCTGAGCTCGGACGCCGAGTGGGCCTGACAACTCCAGCGGTGGTGGAACGCGTGAAGCGCATGGAGGAAGCCGGCATCATAGTGGGATACCACGCTGACGTGGACCCCATGAAAGTCGGCATGCCGATCACCGCGTTCATTCGCATGTCGGTGGTAGGCGACGTGTTCGCCAAGATCACCGGCGTGGTGAAAGCATCACCCGAAGTGGTGGAGTGCCATCGCGGCACCGGCGCCGATTCGTTCATCATGAAGGTGCACGTGCGTTCGGTGGAACACCTGGAGAACCTGATTGACCGCCTGACGCCGTACGGCACCACGTCCACTTCCATTGTTCTGTCGTCGCCGGTGGAGCAGCGGGAGATCCAGAAGCCGGACGACGCCGCGCACGCGGCGCAAACGCAGAAGAAAGCCGAGCATCACTAG
- a CDS encoding serine protease has translation MDRIVITNQEVDHAPQQVPGVAQPKPYLPDPVPWWVRLLLVPLVLVLPLLSLAALIVRVSLRKQTPRVLQAWWSYLLTLLIISGFLTTLLVVLGFSLNWMPTPEVVGSALASLDERSSFPDLPSDKIMSGVQLSSTLRPLVLMASPAAKRWFSKTASTSGLLGAALILQSDSHGYLLATARHVADGEGWQSRHGAQKVMVSDGMNGWAGAQVVARHKRQDIALLWLERRSGDVDFRQSIANYSSVQTGEKIYVIGHPEGLNFSISNGIVSRTPGDEVLQVSAPVSPGNSGGPLYDEYGNLLGVVVAKVAKTMDPEAENLNFAVSTDVFLHEHDWEVVGSGPASSAFTDFLHQAKVRKAPADSGASR, from the coding sequence ATGGACAGGATCGTAATCACAAACCAGGAAGTGGACCACGCGCCGCAGCAAGTACCGGGCGTCGCGCAGCCTAAGCCCTATCTTCCCGACCCCGTTCCCTGGTGGGTCCGCCTGCTTCTGGTTCCGCTGGTGCTGGTGCTGCCGTTGTTGAGTCTGGCGGCGCTGATCGTGCGGGTCTCCCTGCGCAAGCAAACGCCGCGGGTGTTGCAGGCGTGGTGGTCGTACCTGCTGACGCTGCTGATCATCAGCGGCTTCCTTACGACTCTGCTGGTGGTGCTGGGCTTCTCTTTGAACTGGATGCCCACGCCGGAAGTGGTCGGCTCGGCGCTGGCCAGCCTGGACGAGCGCTCCAGCTTCCCTGATCTGCCTTCCGACAAGATCATGTCCGGCGTGCAACTGAGTTCCACGCTGCGGCCGCTGGTATTGATGGCTTCGCCTGCGGCCAAACGGTGGTTCAGCAAGACCGCGAGCACATCAGGCCTGCTGGGCGCAGCGTTGATCCTGCAATCGGATTCGCATGGTTATCTGCTGGCCACCGCCCGGCACGTGGCTGACGGTGAAGGCTGGCAATCCCGTCACGGCGCGCAAAAGGTGATGGTTTCTGACGGCATGAACGGCTGGGCCGGCGCCCAGGTGGTCGCGCGCCACAAACGCCAGGACATTGCCTTGTTGTGGCTGGAGCGGCGCAGTGGCGACGTGGATTTCCGCCAGTCCATCGCCAACTACTCGAGCGTGCAGACCGGCGAGAAGATCTACGTCATCGGCCATCCGGAGGGGTTGAACTTCAGCATTAGCAACGGCATTGTGTCGCGCACGCCCGGCGATGAAGTGTTGCAGGTGTCCGCGCCGGTCAGTCCCGGCAACAGCGGCGGCCCGCTCTATGACGAGTACGGCAACCTGCTGGGCGTGGTGGTTGCCAAGGTCGCAAAGACCATGGACCCGGAGGCGGAGAACCTGAATTTTGCCGTCAGCACAGACGTTTTTCTGCATGAGCATGACTGGGAAGTGGTGGGCAGCGGCCCCGCGAGCAGCGCGTTCACTGACTTTCTGCACCAGGCCAAAGTGCGCAAAGCGCCGGCGGACTCCGGCGCCTCCCGATAA
- a CDS encoding EsaB/YukD family protein — MANITVTVYDSTENKRVPVELPDDAPANRIIAVLVEKLQLPRNGPDGAPLSYKFHHKNSGRQIQDAQTLADAAVKDGDILRLQPEITAGAR, encoded by the coding sequence ATGGCAAACATCACAGTGACGGTTTACGATTCCACGGAAAACAAGCGGGTGCCGGTTGAGTTGCCGGACGATGCGCCGGCCAACCGCATCATTGCCGTGCTGGTGGAGAAGCTGCAACTGCCGCGCAACGGCCCCGATGGCGCTCCGCTGAGCTACAAGTTCCATCACAAAAACTCCGGCCGCCAGATCCAGGACGCGCAGACGTTGGCCGACGCCGCGGTGAAAGACGGCGACATCCTGCGCCTTCAGCCGGAAATCACCGCCGGAGCGCGATGA